In Streptomyces sp. NBC_00433, a single genomic region encodes these proteins:
- the uca gene encoding urea carboxylase yields the protein MTFDTLLVANRGEIAARVIRTAKRMDLRTVAVFSDPDRGAPHVHLADAAVRLGPAPAKSSYLDVDAVLAAAADTGAGAIHPGYGFLSEDADFARRCEAAGLAFVGPEPRHLDVFGAKHTARAAAEAAGVPLLPGTGLLPDLDAALAAAGRLGYPVMLKATGGGGGIGMRACHSAAELAAAWEPVQRAAAAGFSSAGVFLERLVERARHVEVQVFGDGRGKVVALGDRDCSLQRRHQKVLEEAPAPGLPAAVRRQLSDSARALCASVGYRSAGTVEFVYDAERAEAYFLEVNTRLQVEHPVTEETHGVDLVEWMLRLAMDGTGPGEPPQAAGHAVEARIYAEDPARGHRPSAGVLTRVAFPPGVRVDTWVETGTEVTTSYDPMLAKVIAHGADRAEALDRLADALAETRVDGIETNLGLLRAALTDPDLRAATHSTATLDGVGDGSRRIDVVRAGTMTTVQDWPGRTGLWHVGVPPCGPMDDLSFRLGNEALGNGEGAAGLECTLQGPALRFSHATTVCVTGAPAPVTVDGRPVPQWEPVTVPAGAVLDVGAPQEAGLRTYVLLAGGLDVPEFLGSTATFTLGRFGGHGGRALRAADVLHGGGTAGGRPVPAGLRPAIGTEWAIGAVEGPHAAPEFFTEEDIADFYAAAWSVHFNSARTGVRLVGPKPRWARGDGGEAGLHPSNIHDTPYSVGAVDYTGDMPVLLGPDGPSLGGFVCPATVVTGQRWKLGQLRPGDTVRFVPVTEDAAAALRSAPATPPVPSRPILGDGGILGRAEPTAARPAVTYRRSGDDNLLVEYGPMQLDLALRMRVHALAEHLAAQRLPGVVDLTPGIRSLQIHVDPDELPTAKLLDLVREAEDALPPTDELVVPSRTVHLPLSWDDPATREAIARYMAGVRDDAPWCPWNIEFIRRINGLDSVEDVYRTVFDAEYLVLGLGDVYLGAPVATPLDPRHRLVTTKYNPARTWTAENSVGIGGAYLCVYGMEGPGGYQFVGRTVQVWSRRNADRQPPWLLRFFDRIRWYPVSAEELLDLRADMAAGRLRLRVEEGHFALAEHQRFLAANAGPIEAFRRRQASAFAAERSAWEEAGEFARAESVAAPAPAGPAIPVPPGGCAVEAEFAAGVWRLAVRPGDVVAAGQHLVTLEAMKMESPVAAPVAGRVASVHVAPGDQVAPGTVLLTLAPPPPTSGAS from the coding sequence ATGACCTTCGACACGCTGCTGGTCGCCAACCGGGGCGAGATCGCCGCCCGCGTCATCCGCACCGCCAAGCGCATGGACCTGCGTACGGTCGCGGTCTTCTCCGACCCCGACCGCGGCGCCCCGCACGTCCATCTCGCCGACGCCGCGGTGCGGTTGGGGCCCGCGCCCGCCAAGTCCAGCTACCTGGACGTCGACGCGGTGCTGGCCGCGGCCGCGGACACCGGCGCCGGCGCGATCCACCCGGGCTACGGATTCCTGTCCGAGGACGCGGACTTCGCCCGCCGCTGCGAGGCCGCGGGCCTGGCCTTCGTCGGCCCCGAGCCCCGGCACCTCGACGTCTTCGGCGCCAAGCACACCGCGCGGGCCGCCGCCGAGGCGGCCGGAGTACCGCTGCTGCCCGGCACCGGGCTGCTTCCCGACCTGGACGCCGCGCTGGCCGCCGCCGGCCGGCTCGGCTACCCGGTGATGCTGAAGGCCACCGGCGGCGGTGGCGGCATCGGCATGCGCGCCTGCCACTCGGCCGCCGAACTGGCCGCGGCCTGGGAGCCGGTTCAGCGCGCGGCCGCCGCCGGATTCTCCTCCGCCGGGGTCTTCCTCGAACGCCTGGTGGAGCGCGCCCGGCATGTCGAGGTGCAGGTCTTCGGCGACGGCCGCGGCAAGGTGGTGGCCCTCGGCGACCGCGACTGCTCGCTCCAGCGCCGCCACCAGAAGGTCCTCGAAGAGGCCCCCGCGCCCGGACTGCCCGCCGCGGTGCGGCGGCAACTCAGCGACAGCGCGCGGGCCTTGTGCGCGTCGGTCGGCTACCGCTCAGCCGGGACCGTCGAGTTCGTCTACGACGCGGAGCGCGCCGAGGCGTACTTCCTCGAGGTCAACACCCGGCTCCAGGTGGAGCACCCGGTCACCGAGGAGACCCACGGCGTCGACCTGGTCGAGTGGATGCTGCGGCTCGCCATGGACGGCACGGGCCCCGGCGAGCCGCCCCAGGCCGCGGGGCACGCCGTCGAGGCGCGGATCTACGCGGAGGACCCGGCGCGCGGGCACCGGCCGAGCGCCGGGGTGCTCACCCGCGTCGCCTTCCCACCCGGCGTGCGCGTCGACACCTGGGTCGAGACCGGCACCGAGGTCACCACCTCCTACGACCCGATGCTCGCCAAGGTCATCGCGCACGGCGCCGACCGCGCGGAGGCCCTCGACCGGCTCGCCGACGCGCTGGCCGAGACCCGCGTCGACGGCATCGAGACCAACCTCGGGCTGCTGCGCGCCGCCCTCACCGACCCCGACCTGCGGGCCGCCACCCACAGCACCGCCACCCTGGACGGTGTCGGCGACGGATCGCGGCGGATCGACGTGGTCCGCGCCGGCACCATGACCACCGTCCAGGACTGGCCGGGCCGCACCGGCCTGTGGCACGTCGGAGTGCCGCCGTGCGGGCCGATGGACGACCTGTCCTTCCGGCTCGGCAATGAGGCGCTGGGCAACGGGGAAGGCGCCGCCGGGCTCGAATGCACCTTGCAGGGACCGGCGTTGCGGTTCAGCCACGCCACCACCGTCTGCGTGACCGGGGCGCCCGCGCCGGTCACCGTCGACGGGCGGCCGGTCCCGCAGTGGGAGCCGGTGACCGTGCCGGCCGGGGCGGTGCTCGACGTCGGGGCGCCGCAGGAGGCGGGCCTGCGCACCTACGTGCTACTGGCCGGCGGGCTCGACGTGCCCGAATTCCTGGGCAGCACCGCCACGTTCACGCTCGGCCGCTTCGGCGGGCACGGCGGCCGGGCGCTGCGGGCCGCGGACGTCCTGCACGGCGGCGGCACCGCCGGCGGGCGGCCGGTGCCGGCCGGGCTGCGCCCCGCGATCGGCACGGAATGGGCGATCGGCGCGGTCGAAGGGCCGCACGCGGCACCCGAGTTCTTCACCGAGGAGGACATCGCGGACTTCTACGCCGCCGCGTGGAGCGTCCACTTCAACTCGGCCCGCACCGGCGTACGGCTCGTCGGCCCGAAACCGCGCTGGGCCCGCGGCGACGGCGGCGAGGCGGGCCTGCACCCGTCCAACATCCACGACACGCCGTATTCGGTCGGCGCCGTCGACTACACCGGCGACATGCCGGTGCTGCTCGGCCCCGACGGCCCCTCGCTCGGCGGCTTCGTCTGCCCGGCCACCGTCGTCACCGGGCAGCGGTGGAAGCTCGGCCAGTTGCGGCCCGGCGACACCGTGCGCTTCGTGCCCGTCACCGAGGACGCGGCGGCGGCGCTGCGGTCGGCCCCCGCGACGCCCCCGGTGCCGTCCAGGCCCATCCTGGGCGACGGCGGCATACTGGGCCGCGCCGAACCGACCGCGGCACGGCCCGCGGTGACCTACCGGCGCAGCGGCGACGACAACCTGCTCGTCGAATACGGCCCGATGCAACTCGACCTCGCGCTGCGGATGCGGGTGCACGCGCTCGCCGAACACCTCGCCGCGCAGCGGCTGCCCGGCGTCGTCGACCTCACGCCCGGCATCCGCTCACTGCAGATCCACGTCGACCCGGACGAGCTGCCGACGGCCAAGCTGCTCGACCTGGTGCGCGAGGCCGAGGACGCGCTGCCGCCGACCGACGAACTGGTCGTGCCCAGCCGCACGGTCCACCTCCCGCTGTCCTGGGACGACCCGGCCACCCGGGAGGCCATCGCCCGCTACATGGCCGGCGTCCGGGACGACGCGCCCTGGTGCCCGTGGAACATCGAGTTCATCCGCCGCATCAACGGGCTCGACTCCGTCGAGGACGTCTACCGCACGGTCTTCGACGCGGAGTATCTCGTACTCGGCCTGGGCGACGTGTACTTGGGCGCACCCGTCGCCACACCGCTCGACCCGCGGCACCGCCTCGTCACGACCAAGTACAACCCTGCACGCACCTGGACCGCGGAGAACTCCGTCGGGATCGGCGGGGCCTACCTGTGCGTCTACGGCATGGAGGGGCCGGGCGGCTACCAGTTCGTGGGCCGCACCGTGCAGGTCTGGTCCCGGCGGAACGCGGACCGGCAGCCGCCGTGGCTGCTGCGGTTCTTCGACCGGATCCGGTGGTATCCGGTCAGCGCCGAGGAACTCCTCGACCTGCGGGCCGACATGGCGGCCGGGCGCCTGCGGCTGCGGGTGGAGGAAGGGCACTTCGCCCTCGCCGAGCACCAGCGGTTCCTCGCGGCGAACGCGGGGCCGATCGAGGCCTTCCGCCGGCGGCAGGCCTCCGCCTTCGCGGCGGAGCGCTCCGCTTGGGAGGAGGCCGGGGAATTCGCACGGGCCGAGTCCGTCGCGGCGCCGGCGCCTGCGGGGCCCGCGATCCCGGTGCCTCCTGGCGGGTGCGCCGTCGAGGCGGAATTCGCCGCCGGGGTCTGGCGGCTCGCCGTCCGCCCCGGCGACGTGGTGGCCGCGGGCCAGCACCTGGTCACTCTGGAGGCGATGAAGATGGAGTCCCCGGTTGCCGCGCCTGTCGCCGGCCGCGTGGCGTCCGTCCACGTCGCCCCGGGCGACCAGGTCGCCCCCGGCACGGTCCTGCTGACGCTCGCCCCGCCACCACCCACCTCCGGTGCGTCCTGA
- a CDS encoding DUF1989 domain-containing protein: protein MTTATVPARAPWSAVIPAGGLLTITDLHGNQAVDFLVYDAHDTAVRYSAPDTIQAQGNIFLTTGSVLLSGEHTALMTVVADGCGGHDTIAGACSKESNTLRYGHHTWSQHACVDNFLAEGARWGLGKRDLVSNVNWYMNVPVEDDGTLGIVDGRSAPGLEVTLRAETDVLVLVSNCPQINNPCNGFDPTPVRMTVTAPEAPEVRG from the coding sequence ATGACGACCGCGACCGTACCCGCACGCGCGCCCTGGTCCGCGGTGATCCCCGCGGGCGGCCTGCTCACCATCACCGACCTGCACGGCAACCAGGCGGTGGACTTCCTCGTCTACGACGCACACGACACCGCCGTGCGCTACAGCGCCCCCGACACCATCCAGGCGCAGGGCAACATCTTCCTGACCACCGGCAGTGTGCTGCTGTCCGGCGAGCACACGGCGCTGATGACGGTCGTCGCCGACGGCTGCGGCGGGCACGACACCATCGCCGGCGCCTGCTCCAAGGAGTCCAACACCCTGCGCTACGGCCACCACACCTGGTCGCAGCACGCCTGCGTGGACAACTTCCTGGCCGAGGGCGCCCGTTGGGGCCTCGGCAAGCGCGACCTGGTGAGCAACGTCAACTGGTACATGAACGTCCCCGTCGAGGACGACGGCACCCTCGGCATCGTCGACGGCCGCTCCGCGCCCGGCCTCGAAGTGACCCTGCGGGCCGAGACCGACGTCCTGGTGCTGGTCTCCAACTGCCCGCAGATCAACAACCCCTGCAACGGCTTCGACCCGACCCCGGTGCGGATGACGGTCACCGCGCCCGAGGCTCCGGAGGTCCGGGGATGA
- a CDS encoding urea carboxylase-associated family protein — MATGTTYGARDHARAQGGKRAAAMPLVPAPDGLVWAETVAGGNYTHKTLARGTELRLADPTGTACAHLLLFAEGRPWERLNVADTVKVQWNAYLGAGRLLLSDQGRVLASLVADTSGRHDTLCGTSSAARNTARYGDGSPQGASPAGRELFKLAAAKQGLEPRDLPPSLSFFQGVRVDPDGSLEFIGSAGPGAAVTLRAEQPLTVLLANVPHPLDPREAYVCGPLQIRAKAGAPTGPGDPLWDATPEGRRAFLNTADHLTARGL; from the coding sequence GTGGCGACAGGGACGACGTACGGCGCCAGGGACCATGCTCGGGCGCAGGGCGGCAAGCGGGCGGCCGCGATGCCGCTGGTGCCGGCGCCCGACGGCCTGGTGTGGGCCGAGACGGTGGCGGGCGGCAACTACACGCACAAGACGCTGGCCCGCGGCACCGAGCTGCGGCTCGCCGACCCGACCGGCACCGCGTGCGCGCATCTGCTGCTGTTCGCCGAGGGCCGCCCGTGGGAGCGGCTGAACGTCGCGGACACCGTGAAGGTGCAGTGGAACGCCTACCTCGGCGCGGGCCGGCTGCTGCTGTCCGACCAGGGCCGGGTGCTGGCCTCGCTGGTCGCCGACACCAGCGGCCGGCACGACACGCTGTGCGGTACGTCGTCGGCGGCGCGCAACACCGCCCGCTACGGGGACGGTTCCCCGCAGGGCGCCTCCCCGGCGGGGCGCGAGCTGTTCAAACTGGCCGCCGCCAAGCAGGGGTTGGAGCCGCGCGACCTGCCGCCGTCGCTGTCGTTCTTCCAGGGCGTACGCGTCGACCCCGACGGCTCGCTGGAATTCATCGGCTCCGCGGGGCCGGGAGCCGCGGTGACCCTGCGCGCCGAGCAGCCGCTGACCGTCCTGCTGGCCAACGTGCCGCACCCGCTGGACCCGCGGGAGGCCTACGTGTGCGGGCCGCTGCAGATACGGGCCAAGGCCGGCGCGCCGACCGGGCCGGGGGACCCGCTGTGGGACGCCACCCCCGAGGGGCGCAGGGCGTTCCTGAACACCGCCGACCACCTCACCGCCAGGGGGCTGTGA
- a CDS encoding TetR/AcrR family transcriptional regulator, with product MSTSGRRVGRPRAQPRPDNGLSPRQELLAAAAELFTTHGYTATTTRAVAERAGMRQASMYHYVGGKEDLLAELLEGTVTPSLALARALLADRSRPAERRLWELARADVELLCAGPHNLGALYLLPEVRAARFAPFRAARADLKSAYAALLAATSAGAALPPDELAVRADLLFALIEGVILIPRPPAPTLASATADAALRVAAC from the coding sequence GTGAGCACCAGCGGACGGCGAGTCGGGCGGCCCAGGGCGCAGCCGCGGCCCGACAACGGGCTGAGCCCCAGGCAGGAACTCCTCGCGGCGGCCGCCGAACTCTTCACCACCCACGGCTACACCGCCACCACCACCCGGGCGGTCGCCGAACGCGCCGGCATGCGGCAGGCGTCGATGTACCACTACGTCGGCGGCAAGGAGGACCTGCTCGCCGAGCTGCTCGAAGGCACGGTCACCCCGTCGCTGGCCCTCGCCCGCGCCCTGCTCGCCGACCGGTCGCGCCCCGCCGAGCGCCGCCTGTGGGAATTGGCCCGCGCCGACGTCGAACTCCTCTGCGCCGGCCCCCACAACCTCGGAGCCCTCTACCTCCTCCCCGAGGTGCGGGCGGCCCGCTTCGCCCCCTTCCGCGCCGCCCGCGCCGACCTCAAGTCGGCCTACGCCGCCCTGCTCGCCGCCACCTCGGCCGGCGCGGCCCTCCCCCCCGACGAACTCGCCGTCCGGGCCGACCTGCTCTTCGCCCTGATCGAGGGCGTCATCCTCATCCCCCGCCCCCCGGCCCCGACTCTGGCCTCGGCCACGGCGGACGCGGCCCTCCGCGTGGCGGCCTGCTGA
- a CDS encoding amino acid permease → MTATAPSDARSQPPEQHGTEDTAGLADFGYRQELHRSLGRYASFAAGFSFISVLTTVFQFFAFGYSFGGPRFFWTWPAVLIGQLLVAACFAELAARYPISGAIYQWSSRLSNAVFGWYAGWIMVLGQIVVVAAAALALQVVLPAVWSGFQLIGTDTSPVSSDGAANAALLGIVLLVLTTAVNLLDNKVMSLVNRIGVTAEIIGAVLIIVLLFTHADRSPAVTVHTGGGGSALLVGSFAAAYVMIGFDSAGEMSEETRHPRRVAPRTILTALTAAGLLASLLVLAALLAAPSLTDGKLGTDGLSYVLTSRLGSGVGRALLCDVAVAVAVATLAIQTSATRMLFSMARDRALPFSPALARVSRRTGQPYAPALAVGVLSAALLLIAFASPEAWLAIGTTCIVMLYLAYSMVTGPLLLRRLRTPFPPATDESGAPVFSLGRWGVPVNAAALLYGLVMTVNLAWPRAAVYDPSGTHWYFQWFTLLFLAAALVAGFTWRALRGRSAREAALPSAVPSPTR, encoded by the coding sequence ATGACCGCCACCGCACCATCGGACGCCCGTTCGCAACCGCCGGAGCAGCACGGCACCGAGGACACCGCGGGGCTCGCGGACTTCGGCTACCGCCAGGAACTGCACCGCAGCCTCGGCCGCTACGCGTCCTTCGCGGCCGGCTTCTCCTTCATCTCGGTGCTGACCACCGTCTTCCAGTTCTTCGCCTTCGGCTACTCCTTCGGCGGCCCGCGCTTCTTCTGGACCTGGCCCGCCGTCCTGATCGGCCAGTTGCTGGTCGCCGCGTGCTTCGCCGAACTCGCCGCCCGCTACCCGATATCGGGGGCCATCTACCAGTGGTCCAGCCGGCTCAGCAACGCCGTCTTCGGCTGGTACGCCGGCTGGATCATGGTGCTCGGCCAGATCGTGGTCGTCGCGGCGGCGGCGCTCGCGCTCCAAGTGGTGCTGCCCGCGGTCTGGTCCGGCTTCCAGCTGATCGGCACCGACACCTCGCCGGTCTCCTCGGACGGCGCGGCCAACGCGGCGCTGCTCGGCATCGTGCTGCTGGTGCTCACCACGGCGGTGAACCTGCTCGACAACAAGGTCATGTCGCTGGTCAACCGGATCGGCGTGACCGCGGAGATCATCGGCGCGGTCCTCATCATCGTGCTGCTGTTCACCCACGCCGACCGCTCCCCCGCGGTCACCGTGCACACCGGGGGCGGCGGATCGGCGCTGCTGGTCGGCTCCTTCGCCGCGGCCTACGTCATGATCGGCTTCGACAGCGCGGGCGAGATGAGCGAGGAGACCCGCCACCCGCGCCGGGTCGCGCCGCGCACCATCCTCACCGCCCTGACGGCGGCCGGCCTGCTGGCGTCCCTGCTCGTGCTGGCCGCGCTGCTGGCCGCCCCCAGCCTCACCGACGGCAAGCTCGGCACGGACGGCCTGTCCTACGTGCTCACCAGCCGGCTCGGCAGCGGCGTCGGCCGCGCCCTGCTCTGCGACGTGGCCGTCGCGGTCGCGGTCGCCACCCTGGCGATCCAGACGTCGGCGACCAGGATGCTCTTCTCGATGGCCCGCGACCGCGCGCTCCCCTTCTCCCCCGCCCTCGCCCGCGTCTCCCGCCGCACCGGCCAGCCCTACGCCCCCGCGCTGGCCGTCGGCGTGCTGTCCGCCGCGCTGCTGCTGATCGCCTTCGCCTCACCCGAGGCCTGGCTGGCCATCGGCACCACCTGCATCGTGATGCTCTACCTGGCCTACTCCATGGTCACCGGACCCCTGCTGCTCCGCCGCCTGCGCACCCCCTTCCCACCCGCGACGGACGAGTCCGGTGCCCCCGTCTTCTCCCTCGGCCGCTGGGGCGTCCCGGTCAACGCGGCCGCCCTCCTCTACGGCCTGGTGATGACCGTCAACCTCGCCTGGCCCCGCGCCGCGGTCTACGACCCCTCGGGCACGCACTGGTACTTCCAGTGGTTCACCCTGCTCTTCCTGGCCGCGGCACTGGTGGCGGGCTTCACCTGGCGAGCCCTGCGCGGCCGCTCGGCCCGCGAGGCGGCGCTGCCGTCGGCGGTCCCGTCGCCGACTCGATGA
- a CDS encoding ATP-binding cassette domain-containing protein: protein MTTAAPAVQADGLIKTYPGGVTALDGMGITVAAGTVFGLLGPNGAGKSTTVKILTTLARPDAGTALVAGHDVLRHPDRVRRAIGVVAQKSGADPVATGRENLLLQGRLYGRRGAELGRRADELLERFDLAAAGGRLVRTYSGGMQRRLDVALGLMHRPQVLFLDEPTTGLDPEARTAMWEEISRLAGEEGLTILLTTHYLEEADRLAERIAIVDRGRVVAEGTPDELKGELRGDAVHVELRDTPDEVDARLLATALGEFAAVRDVTVDGRRLSARADDGPAAVPHVLTVLDQQGAAVASVTVARPSLDDVYLRYAGRRFADADTGGAAAKAAVPATSAGGAR, encoded by the coding sequence ATGACCACCGCAGCGCCCGCCGTCCAGGCGGACGGGCTGATCAAGACCTATCCCGGCGGGGTGACAGCCCTCGACGGCATGGGCATCACCGTCGCCGCAGGCACCGTCTTCGGACTCCTCGGCCCCAACGGCGCCGGCAAGTCCACCACCGTCAAGATCCTCACCACCCTCGCCCGCCCCGACGCGGGCACCGCCCTGGTCGCCGGGCACGACGTGCTGCGGCACCCCGACCGGGTCCGCCGCGCGATCGGCGTCGTCGCCCAGAAGTCCGGCGCCGACCCGGTCGCCACCGGGCGCGAGAACCTGCTGCTGCAAGGACGGCTCTACGGCCGGCGCGGCGCGGAACTCGGACGCCGGGCCGACGAGTTGCTGGAGCGCTTCGACCTGGCAGCGGCCGGCGGCCGGCTGGTGCGTACGTATTCCGGCGGCATGCAGCGCCGCCTCGACGTGGCGCTCGGCCTGATGCACCGCCCGCAGGTCCTCTTCCTCGACGAGCCGACCACCGGCCTCGACCCGGAGGCGCGCACCGCGATGTGGGAGGAGATATCCCGGCTGGCCGGCGAGGAGGGCCTGACGATCCTGCTCACCACGCACTACCTGGAGGAGGCCGACCGGCTCGCCGAGCGCATCGCGATCGTCGACCGCGGCCGGGTGGTCGCCGAGGGCACCCCCGACGAGCTCAAGGGCGAACTGCGCGGCGACGCCGTCCACGTGGAGCTGCGCGACACCCCCGACGAGGTCGACGCCCGCCTGCTGGCCACCGCGCTCGGCGAGTTCGCCGCGGTGCGCGACGTGACGGTGGACGGCCGCCGGCTCAGCGCGCGCGCCGACGACGGGCCCGCCGCCGTACCGCACGTCCTGACCGTACTCGACCAGCAGGGCGCCGCGGTGGCGTCCGTCACCGTGGCGAGGCCGTCGCTCGACGACGTCTATCTGCGATACGCGGGGCGCCGGTTCGCCGACGCGGACACCGGCGGCGCCGCGGCGAAGGCCGCGGTCCCCGCGACAAGCGCGGGAGGCGCCCGATGA
- a CDS encoding ABC transporter permease encodes MSTETLHQTWYMTQRQLMAILRQPIFLLITLVQPVIWLFLFGSLFRKVVELPGFGAGSYLDYLVPGVVVMSAVSSNMWAGMGTLEEIERGTLNRFLTTPVSRTALMNANVVQQGCSTALQSVLIVLLGKLGGADYPGGVGGLLLLLLASVLLGTIFGAGSNAVGMLVRQRESIIGINSFLLLPLTFLSSAFMAPGLMPSWMRHIADFNPVNWALVAGRSAMSADPDWGDVLSRGGALLALAVATVWLSTRTFRSYQQSV; translated from the coding sequence ATGAGCACGGAAACCCTCCACCAGACCTGGTACATGACGCAGCGCCAGCTGATGGCGATCCTGCGCCAGCCGATCTTCCTGCTCATCACCCTGGTCCAACCGGTCATCTGGCTCTTCCTGTTCGGCTCGCTCTTCCGCAAGGTGGTCGAACTGCCGGGCTTCGGCGCCGGGTCGTATCTGGACTACCTGGTGCCGGGCGTCGTCGTGATGAGCGCGGTGTCCTCCAACATGTGGGCCGGCATGGGCACGTTGGAGGAGATCGAGCGCGGCACCCTGAACCGCTTCCTGACCACCCCGGTCAGCCGCACCGCGCTGATGAACGCCAACGTGGTGCAGCAGGGCTGCAGTACGGCCCTCCAGTCGGTGCTGATCGTGCTGCTCGGCAAGCTCGGCGGCGCCGACTACCCGGGCGGCGTCGGCGGGTTGCTGCTGTTGCTGCTCGCCTCGGTGCTGCTCGGCACGATCTTCGGGGCCGGGTCCAACGCGGTGGGCATGCTGGTCAGGCAGCGCGAGAGCATCATCGGGATCAACTCCTTCCTGCTGCTCCCGCTGACCTTCCTGTCCTCGGCCTTCATGGCGCCCGGCCTGATGCCGTCCTGGATGCGGCACATCGCCGACTTCAACCCGGTCAACTGGGCACTGGTCGCCGGACGTTCCGCGATGTCGGCGGACCCGGACTGGGGCGACGTGCTCAGCCGCGGCGGCGCGCTGCTGGCGCTCGCGGTGGCCACGGTGTGGCTGTCCACCCGCACCTTCCGCTCCTACCAGCAGTCGGTCTGA
- a CDS encoding siderophore-interacting protein codes for MADRPARRTPTPRHATVVHTERLTPHMIRVVLVVDPADRPEIGAYTDHYVKLVFPAEGVTYPEPLDMEAVRRDLPREQWPRTRTYTVRAWDPAAGELALDFVHHGDEGLAGPWAAAARPGDGIWFMGPGGGYAPDPAADWHLLAGDESALPAIAAAVERLPQGAVAKVFVEVPGPADEQKLLARGEVEITWLHRGERPVGEALVAAVTGSDFPPGDVQVFVHGEAGFVKELRRFVRLDRGVARERLSVSGYWRRGADEDGWQSSKREWNAEVEREQEAGGAQ; via the coding sequence ATGGCGGACCGACCGGCACGCAGGACTCCCACACCCCGGCACGCCACCGTGGTGCACACCGAGCGGCTGACCCCGCACATGATCCGGGTGGTGCTGGTGGTGGACCCGGCCGACCGGCCGGAGATCGGCGCCTACACCGACCACTACGTCAAGCTGGTCTTCCCGGCCGAGGGCGTCACCTATCCCGAGCCGCTCGACATGGAGGCGGTGCGCCGCGACCTGCCGCGCGAGCAGTGGCCGCGGACCCGTACGTACACGGTGAGGGCCTGGGACCCGGCGGCCGGCGAGCTGGCGCTGGACTTCGTCCACCACGGCGACGAGGGCCTGGCCGGCCCGTGGGCGGCCGCCGCGCGGCCGGGCGACGGCATCTGGTTCATGGGCCCCGGCGGCGGTTACGCCCCCGACCCGGCGGCCGACTGGCACCTGCTCGCGGGTGACGAGAGCGCGCTGCCCGCCATCGCCGCGGCCGTGGAGCGGCTGCCGCAAGGCGCGGTGGCGAAGGTCTTCGTGGAGGTCCCGGGACCGGCGGACGAGCAGAAGCTGCTGGCCCGCGGCGAGGTGGAGATCACCTGGCTGCACCGGGGCGAACGGCCGGTCGGCGAGGCGCTGGTGGCCGCGGTCACCGGATCGGACTTCCCACCCGGTGACGTGCAGGTCTTCGTCCACGGCGAGGCCGGCTTCGTCAAAGAGCTGCGCCGCTTCGTGCGGCTGGACCGCGGTGTCGCGCGCGAGCGCCTGTCGGTGTCGGGCTACTGGCGGCGCGGCGCCGACGAGGACGGCTGGCAGTCGTCCAAGCGGGAGTGGAATGCCGAGGTGGAGCGCGAACAGGAGGCCGGCGGCGCGCAGTAG